A genomic window from Haliaeetus albicilla chromosome 10, bHalAlb1.1, whole genome shotgun sequence includes:
- the CFAP263 gene encoding cilia- and flagella-associated protein 263 isoform X1: protein MAERDPAALPLPQLRAQLREARHANALLQTEAEMLEKWYRKMEPCGPSLPPPSETRDAPPELMQTRGRYKSKLHGATDYFVGLTVEQKCELAERELTEMKDEIQRMKEDSEQTLQNLEAVIEEADVWWTDVKKAISDFEKDIISTISSKKGSIIASEKLLRYMEEKNRQRDLLREKLRLKNYLLKGYKKKLQQQLRQKEQMGETLHEVRLQQLQVRNAQYQEKINEKNQELLHLKLTSGKTVQVLNFYKRKLQDAMETSTSLMKDISQRKELLEKIEREAALVEEQRAKAESVNWKLRKQLSDYGVPPVLTYVQKKAAVTDLENSLKAWERKVAVAESQRLFLFTEQRSLPTPRTRTEAEF, encoded by the exons ATGGCGGAGCGGGACCCGGCGGCGCTGCCGCTGCCGCAGCTCCGGGCGCAGCTGCGGGAGGCTCG CCACGCCAACGCCCTGCTCCAAACGGAGGCAGAAATGCTTGAGAAATGGTACCGTAAGATGGAGCCGTGCGGCCCGTCGCTCCCGCCGCCCTCCGAGACGCGGGATGCCCCCCCGGAGCTGATGCAG ACACGTGGCAGGTACAAATCCAAGTTGCATGGTGCGACAGACTATTTTGTAGGCCTCACAGTGGAGCAGAAATGTGAGCTGGCTGAGCGGGAGCTGACTGAGATGAAGGATGAGATTCAGAGGATGAAGGAGGACTCAGAGCAGACCTTGCAGAACCTTGAG GCAGTCATTGAAGAAGCAGATGTTTGGTGGACTGATGTTAAGAAAGCCATCAGTGACTTTGAGAAAGACATCATCAGCACCATCTCCAGCAAGAAAGGGAGTATCATAGCTTCTGAGAAGCTCCTGAGATACATGGAGGAAAAGAACCGCCAGAGG GATCTGCTGAGAGAGAAGTTGCgcttaaaaaattatttgctcaaGGGCTACAAGaagaagctgcagcagcagctcaggcag AAGGAGCAAATGGGAGAGACACTCCATGAGGTCCgcttgcagcagctgcaggttAGAAATGCCCAGTACCAGGAGAAGATTAATGAGAAGaaccaggagctgctgcaccTAAAACTGACCTCAGGGAAGACTGTCCAAGTCCTCAATTTCTATAAA AGGAAGCTGCAGGACGCCATGGAAACGTCCACGTCTCTGATGAAAGACATCTCCCAGaggaaggagctgctggagaaaatTGAAAGAGAAGCTGCTCTGGTGGAGGAG CAACGAGCCAAAGCTGAGAGTGTGAATTGGAAGCTGCGGAAGCAGCTCTCAGACTACGGCGTCCCCCCTGTGCTGACTTACGTGCAGAAGAAGGCGGCTGTCACTGACCTCGAAAACAGCCTCAAGGCTTGGGAGAGGAAGGTGGCAGTTGCTGAG AGCCAGAGGCTCTTCCTGTTTACAGAGCAGCGATCGCTCCCTACCCCGAGGACGAGGACGGAGGCTGAATTTTAA
- the CFAP263 gene encoding cilia- and flagella-associated protein 263 isoform X2, producing MAERDPAALPLPQLRAQLREARHANALLQTEAEMLEKWYRKMEPCGPSLPPPSETRDAPPELMQTRGRYKSKLHGATDYFVGLTVEQKCELAERELTEMKDEIQRMKEDSEQTLQNLEAVIEEADVWWTDVKKAISDFEKDIISTISSKKGSIIASEKLLRYMEEKNRQRDLLREKLRLKNYLLKGYKKKLQQQLRQKEQMGETLHEVRLQQLQVRNAQYQEKINEKNQELLHLKLTSGKTVQVLNFYKRKLQDAMETSTSLMKDISQRKELLEKIEREAALVEEQRAKAESVNWKLRKQLSDYGVPPVLTYVQKKAAVTDLENSLKAWERKVAVAEMSLQSYRRAWNQVKMSGNQH from the exons ATGGCGGAGCGGGACCCGGCGGCGCTGCCGCTGCCGCAGCTCCGGGCGCAGCTGCGGGAGGCTCG CCACGCCAACGCCCTGCTCCAAACGGAGGCAGAAATGCTTGAGAAATGGTACCGTAAGATGGAGCCGTGCGGCCCGTCGCTCCCGCCGCCCTCCGAGACGCGGGATGCCCCCCCGGAGCTGATGCAG ACACGTGGCAGGTACAAATCCAAGTTGCATGGTGCGACAGACTATTTTGTAGGCCTCACAGTGGAGCAGAAATGTGAGCTGGCTGAGCGGGAGCTGACTGAGATGAAGGATGAGATTCAGAGGATGAAGGAGGACTCAGAGCAGACCTTGCAGAACCTTGAG GCAGTCATTGAAGAAGCAGATGTTTGGTGGACTGATGTTAAGAAAGCCATCAGTGACTTTGAGAAAGACATCATCAGCACCATCTCCAGCAAGAAAGGGAGTATCATAGCTTCTGAGAAGCTCCTGAGATACATGGAGGAAAAGAACCGCCAGAGG GATCTGCTGAGAGAGAAGTTGCgcttaaaaaattatttgctcaaGGGCTACAAGaagaagctgcagcagcagctcaggcag AAGGAGCAAATGGGAGAGACACTCCATGAGGTCCgcttgcagcagctgcaggttAGAAATGCCCAGTACCAGGAGAAGATTAATGAGAAGaaccaggagctgctgcaccTAAAACTGACCTCAGGGAAGACTGTCCAAGTCCTCAATTTCTATAAA AGGAAGCTGCAGGACGCCATGGAAACGTCCACGTCTCTGATGAAAGACATCTCCCAGaggaaggagctgctggagaaaatTGAAAGAGAAGCTGCTCTGGTGGAGGAG CAACGAGCCAAAGCTGAGAGTGTGAATTGGAAGCTGCGGAAGCAGCTCTCAGACTACGGCGTCCCCCCTGTGCTGACTTACGTGCAGAAGAAGGCGGCTGTCACTGACCTCGAAAACAGCCTCAAGGCTTGGGAGAGGAAGGTGGCAGTTGCTGAG ATGTCCTTGCAAAGCTACCGCAGAGCATGGAACCAGGTCAAGATGTCTGGTAACCAGCACTAG
- the CFAP263 gene encoding cilia- and flagella-associated protein 263 isoform X3 produces the protein MAERDPAALPLPQLRAQLREARHANALLQTEAEMLEKWYRKMEPCGPSLPPPSETRDAPPELMQTRGRYKSKLHGATDYFVGLTVEQKCELAERELTEMKDEIQRMKEDSEQTLQNLEAVIEEADVWWTDVKKAISDFEKDIISTISSKKGSIIASEKLLRYMEEKNRQRDLLREKLRLKNYLLKGYKKKLQQQLRQKEQMGETLHEVRLQQLQVRNAQYQEKINEKNQELLHLKLTSGKTVQVLNFYKRKLQDAMETSTSLMKDISQRKELLEKIEREAALVEEMSLQSYRRAWNQVKMSGNQH, from the exons ATGGCGGAGCGGGACCCGGCGGCGCTGCCGCTGCCGCAGCTCCGGGCGCAGCTGCGGGAGGCTCG CCACGCCAACGCCCTGCTCCAAACGGAGGCAGAAATGCTTGAGAAATGGTACCGTAAGATGGAGCCGTGCGGCCCGTCGCTCCCGCCGCCCTCCGAGACGCGGGATGCCCCCCCGGAGCTGATGCAG ACACGTGGCAGGTACAAATCCAAGTTGCATGGTGCGACAGACTATTTTGTAGGCCTCACAGTGGAGCAGAAATGTGAGCTGGCTGAGCGGGAGCTGACTGAGATGAAGGATGAGATTCAGAGGATGAAGGAGGACTCAGAGCAGACCTTGCAGAACCTTGAG GCAGTCATTGAAGAAGCAGATGTTTGGTGGACTGATGTTAAGAAAGCCATCAGTGACTTTGAGAAAGACATCATCAGCACCATCTCCAGCAAGAAAGGGAGTATCATAGCTTCTGAGAAGCTCCTGAGATACATGGAGGAAAAGAACCGCCAGAGG GATCTGCTGAGAGAGAAGTTGCgcttaaaaaattatttgctcaaGGGCTACAAGaagaagctgcagcagcagctcaggcag AAGGAGCAAATGGGAGAGACACTCCATGAGGTCCgcttgcagcagctgcaggttAGAAATGCCCAGTACCAGGAGAAGATTAATGAGAAGaaccaggagctgctgcaccTAAAACTGACCTCAGGGAAGACTGTCCAAGTCCTCAATTTCTATAAA AGGAAGCTGCAGGACGCCATGGAAACGTCCACGTCTCTGATGAAAGACATCTCCCAGaggaaggagctgctggagaaaatTGAAAGAGAAGCTGCTCTGGTGGAGGAG ATGTCCTTGCAAAGCTACCGCAGAGCATGGAACCAGGTCAAGATGTCTGGTAACCAGCACTAG